The Candidatus Anaeroferrophillus wilburensis DNA segment GTTAACCGCTCACTTCCATAGATGCTTCTAAAATCGAAGAAAATATTAATTTCCAACAAATCCTGGGCTGTGGCGCCGGTTATCCAATGATGAAAATAACCTTTCCAGACTGCCAGGGGTTGACACCACTTGGGATTTCTTGCCATGATGTCACCCTTGCAGAGGGCATAGCCCACACGATCGAGATCCCCGCAGACCCTTTCACCGAGTTTCATGAAATATGCATGTGTTTCTTTCTGTTGATCTTCGCCAACGTCTTTGAATATAATACTATTGTCCTGGTCAGTTACCAGGGTCTGCTCCGCCCTGCCTTCGCTGCCGAGGGCTACAAACGCAAATTCTGTTGGCGGTGGTCCCAGCTCATTGATCGCAAAGGTGATGATCTTTTCATTGATTAAATCAGAAACCTTGCTGATCAGCTTGGTGATATTTTCAGATTTTGCCCCACTGTCGATGAGTGTTTTAATCAGCTTTGGAAGCCTTTTGTGCGCTTCGATAATTGCTTCGATGGACTCCGCTTCGCTGATTTCTCTGATCAATAACGAAGATGAAAAGCGATGGAAGTGGAGAATATCCTGATTGTCTATGATACCGTTGATTCTGCCCTCATCATCCCTGGTGAGCAAGTGCTGAACGCTTTCATTCTGGGCTACGAGCACCGCTTCAAAAATCAGGGCATCATCCGGCACTGAAATGATCGGCGAACTCATTATCTCATATACGGGTTTGTCAGGCGGCATGTTTTCCGCCACAACCCTGCGGGTAATATCGTAATCGGTTACTATGCCTATGGCATCTTCTTGTTCGGTCTGAATAACAATGGCATGTTGTTTATTTTTTTTCATCATCTCGGCCGCCGTTCTGATCGAGCTGCTCATTCTGCAGGTCAGAGGGCTGCGGGTAAATTCCTTGATCGGCTGATTGATGAAGAGCAGCGACGTCTGCAGCTCAACAATAAGGTTTTCACGTTCATGTTCAAGCTTTTTCCGTTCCGTGATATCCTCCATGATGCCTTCGTAATAGTTGCCGCCCCCTTCGTCATTCAATCTCTGCCCTAGGGAAAGGGAAACTACCATGCCGGTTCCATCATGCCTTTTCAAGAGAACGACCTTTTTTTTCACAAAACCTTCTTTTTTAAGCAGTGCAGAGATATCCTTCCATGACTGGGCATCGATAAAAAGATCGGAGATGGCAGTGCTGAACAGCTGTTCCCGAGTGGTGAAGCCGAAAATTTCAGCTGTTGCCGGATTCGCCTCAACAAAGTTCCCTTTTCTGGAAGAGTCTATCCTGAAAACCCCTATATGGAGATTATCAGTAAGCGACTGATAACGCTGTCTGCTAAGCCCTAGCTCTTCTTCAATTTTTTTATTGCTGCTGATATCTTTCAGGGTCAGAATGCACCCATCTTTACCTTCAAAAGTAATGGTTGCCACTGAAATCAAAATTTCCAGCAGCGTACCGTTGGAAGTACGCACCATTGCTTCAAAAGAGGGGCTTGTTTTCCTATTTGCAACGGCATCCCTGTATTGTCGGTATCCTTTCTGACCTTGGGCAAAAACAGCTTGAAGATCTGCGTCGGAAAGTGTTTGTTCGTAGCCAAGCATTGTTGCAACAGGTTTGTTGGCATGTACCAGGCGACCCTCGATAAACATCAGCACCCCTTCGGTAGCCGCTTCAACGAGGGTCCGGTATTTTTTTTCTGATTCCTGGAGATCTTTTTCCGCCTGTTCACGTTTCCGCTCTATTTTCATGCTTTCCAGGGTAATAAAGAGCAGAATCAAAGCAATAAGGAGGGTTATTCCAGAAGATATCTTCATGAGCATGCTGCTCATACCAGCAATCTCATCTTTCACATCTTCATAATAAATTCCGGTGCCAATGATCCAACCCCAAGGCGGAAAGCTTTTTACATAGGATATTTTGGGAACGATCCTGGTTTGGTCGTCTTTCCACTGCCACATATAATTAACAAACCCATCGCCATACTTGTTGGCAATGTCAACCATCTCGACAAACAGCTTTTTTTCATGCATATCGGTATATTCGGAGAGATTGGTACCATTCAAATCATCGCGGTATGGATGCATGATCATGACCGGAGCAGTATCAGTTATCCAAAAATAATCCTTTCTCTCCTTCCCGTAACGCAGACAGCGTATTCCCTCAACAGCTCTTTTCTGAGCCTCTTGCTTAGTCAACAGTCCCAGTTTCTCTTTTGTATGTTGTTCATCGAGAATGCTCCAGGCAGAATTGGTCAACTCACGGATCATCTCCCTTTTATCTTCAAGCAGCTCTCTTTGTACTGAGGGGATAATGATGATGAACATAGAGACGACAAAAAGGATAATCGCGACCAATGTCGGTACGATTATCCTCAGGGAGAAGCTCTTCCAATGGTGATCGTGCTTCATGTTTCCCTCGTCCCTTTTTTTCAACCCCTGTTCAGCGTATAAAGAATGGCAGCCGGCTCTTGCGGGAAACATACGGGATTTCTATGGCCGGTGACCGTTGAAATGCGTCGGACACTTGTGAAGGACCCTTAATACATCATGCCTCCGACATAAACCCCGGCACCAACAAACAAATCAGTTCCAGGCACACGATAGATATAGGTTATTTTTTTCCATGGCGTTGCATTGCCGGGTTTTGGCCACATATATTCAACCCATCCATGTCCTACATTCCTTGCCATATTGACAAAATGAACAAAAAGAGCTTTGTCCTTGGGGTCGGTGATGAGCAGGACATGATCTCGGCGGGTCAATTCAGGTTTGATCGGGTGAGCCAACATCTTGCCATTAATATCCATAAGGAAGACATATGAATCTTTCCAGACAAAAGGACCTTGCGGGTCACCGATAATTTTTGTTGCTTCTTCCAGACCTTTCGAATTGATTAATGCGGCAGCTTCATGACACTTGACGACACACTCCTCTTTCGTGGCGACATTGTCCGCCCAGACAGTTGCCGAAAGGAAAAGAACCATCCATAGGGCCGCAAACACACATACTTTTTTTATCATTTTCTGTTTCTCCTTTGAGGAAGGTGGCATGTTATTTAATCCAGGGCCTGCCGACAGGAAGGACATCTCTTTCAAAAACCTGGGCAAAAATAGCGTGGGCCATCATGTACCATGCCGAAAGTGCGCAGAGCATCAGTTCAAAACCGGCAATTTTGACAAGTTCAGGATAGCCAAAATGGGCTATGTCCAAAAGAATGAACCCAATGAGCAGCAGTGAAAAGGTCACTGCCATGGCTCCGTGGATTTTCATTGCCGGGATCCACAAGATAAAGGTGTACAGAGTCCAGCCAACCAAAAACCAGCCGACGTCTGTAGTTGATGAATGATAGATGTTGAAGTGGTTCAGGATAAAAATTAATCCCAAAGCAATCCAGAACGACCCGTAAGAGACAAAAGCGCTGTAGCCAAAATTATTGCCGCACTTGAACTCCTGAAAACCGGCAATCATCTGGGCCAGCCCGCCAAACACCAGTCCCAAGGCAACGATGGGACCTACCCCGCACCAACCAACATTGTGAAACTGCAACAACATGGTGGTAAGCCCAAAACCGGCCAGTCCTACGACCCCTGGATTTCCCGTTGTTGTTTCCGTATTTGCCATCAATGCCTCCCTGCTTAAAAATAATATAAACTATTGTGGTAACTGTTCCAACTAAGGTTGACATATAGCAATTGTTGTGCCGATCACCATCGGCTGAAATTTCCCCTTTAATAACAATCAGTTATAATTAATAGCTGCGACAAGGCACCTTATTATTCGCAGAAATGCGAAAGATCGGGCAACCGCAGATGGATGGGGATGAGAAGAAAGACTATGGATGAAATTGATGGCTGTGTTTATACAGGGGAAAAGCTTATTTTTGCAGGGATGCAAAAAACAGGGAAGGTAGTTGCATCTCTGCAAAAACCATGGTGGAGACTTTTGTTAGCAGTAATCCTCCCTCTCTATCCTGTATTTTTTCAGTTTGCGATAGATGGTCGCCAGATTCACGCCTGCCTGCCTGGCCGCCTCTTCAATATTGCCGTCCGTGGCTCGAAGAAGCTTGATGAGATATTCAGTTTCAAAACGGGTCAGGGAGCTGGAGTAATCAGGTCCTTGTTGCACATCGGCTTTCGCTGCTCCCTGGCTGTCGTTTCCGCTGAGAAATTGGCTCAACACCGGCACACTGATTTGCTTGCCGATCTCCACTGCCATGCATGCCTCTATGACATTGCTCAACTGGCGAATATTGCCCGGCCAGGGAAAATCGATCAGCATCTTCATGGCCTCCGGAGAAAATCCTTGAACAGCTGTGCCGAATTTTTGATTCTGCTCCCTTATGAAGTGGGTGGCAAGCAAGGGAATATCTTCATGTCGCTCTCTCAGGGGGGGAAGATGAATATTGACAACGTTCAAGCGGTAATACAGATCCTCGCGAAAAGTTCCCGACTCCACCTGATTCAGGAGATCGGTGTTGGTGGCTGAGATCAAGCGGACATCGACCCTGGTGGGAAAAACATCACCAATCCTCATGAATTCACGTTCCTGCAAAGCGCGGAGCAGGGTTTTTTGAACATTCATGGAGAGGTTGCCGACTTCATCAAGAAAGAGGGTGCCACCATCAGCGGCTTCAATAATTCCCTTGCGGTCAGTGTTTGCTCCCGTAAAGGCGCCTTTTTTATACCCGAACAGTTCACTTTCCAGCACTGATTCCGGCAGAGCACCACAATTGATGGCCATAAATCGCTGCCCGCTGCGCTGGGAATGATGGTGGATAGCTTTGGCAATCAGCTCTTTACCGGTTCCGGATTCGCCGCTGATCAGAACGGAAAGATCTCGGACAGCAATTTTACGCACCGTTTCTAAAATTTTTTTCAGCGATTGTGAGGAACCGATAATATTGTCAAACGAGCAGGTACCGGCAAGTTTTTTCTTCAGTTCATGATTTTCTTCCAGCAGCTGGGTCTGCTTCAGGGCATTTTTCACCCTATAGAGCAGCTCCTCCGGTTCGAAAGGTTTTGTAAGCATGTCATAGGCCCCCTTGCGCAGGGCTTTAATGGAAGTCTCAACAGTGGCATATGCGGTAATCATGATTACCGGCAGGTTGGCATCCTTTTCCTTGATTCTTTGCAGAACTTCAAGACCATCCATCCCGGGCATTTTGATATCGCTAATCACCAGATCCCATTGGTTGGTCTGGAATTCCATCACTGCTTCCCTAGGAGACGTGTATGCCTTAACCATATAGCCACTGCCACTGAGGACCGCTTCCATCATGCGGCACAAACCTTCTTCATTATCAATCAGCAGAATCCGTTTCTTGCTCATAGAAGGAATTCCTTGGGTTCAAAAGGCATCCGAATGGTAAACGTGGTTCCCTTGCCCGGAGAACTGTCAACATCGATGGTACCATGATGTTGTTCAATAATTCGCTTGGAAATCGCCAAACCAAGACCGGTGCCCTTCTTCTTGGAGGTAAAGAAGGGCTCAAATATTTTTTCCCTGTCAACCGCTGGGATGCCACAACCATCATCATGAAAAGCGATCACCAGATGCTGGTTGTCACGGCAGCACTCCACCCGCAGATGGCCGCCCGGCCGCATGGCGGCACCGGCATTGAGCATGAGATTGATGGCTACTTGTCGGAGCTGATCACCATCCACCATAATTGCAGGCAGCTGGGGATCGATGTCACTACTTATACTAATATGGTGCAGGTCACCATGGTTGGCTGCAAAATCAATAATATTTTCGAGCAGCTTCTTGATATCGGTCTCTTGCAAGGCTGGTTGCGGTGGGCGGGCGTAGCTGAGCAGATTCTGCACAATTTCGCGGCAGCGCTTGCTTTCATGCTTTATCTCATGGATATACTTAAAGTTTTCATCATTGTGATCAATCTTCTTTTCCAGATAGCCGGCATAACCGAGAATGATTCCCAACGGATTATTAATTTCGTGGGCAACGCCTGAAGAA contains these protein-coding regions:
- a CDS encoding cache domain-containing protein, whose protein sequence is MKHDHHWKSFSLRIIVPTLVAIILFVVSMFIIIIPSVQRELLEDKREMIRELTNSAWSILDEQHTKEKLGLLTKQEAQKRAVEGIRCLRYGKERKDYFWITDTAPVMIMHPYRDDLNGTNLSEYTDMHEKKLFVEMVDIANKYGDGFVNYMWQWKDDQTRIVPKISYVKSFPPWGWIIGTGIYYEDVKDEIAGMSSMLMKISSGITLLIALILLFITLESMKIERKREQAEKDLQESEKKYRTLVEAATEGVLMFIEGRLVHANKPVATMLGYEQTLSDADLQAVFAQGQKGYRQYRDAVANRKTSPSFEAMVRTSNGTLLEILISVATITFEGKDGCILTLKDISSNKKIEEELGLSRQRYQSLTDNLHIGVFRIDSSRKGNFVEANPATAEIFGFTTREQLFSTAISDLFIDAQSWKDISALLKKEGFVKKKVVLLKRHDGTGMVVSLSLGQRLNDEGGGNYYEGIMEDITERKKLEHERENLIVELQTSLLFINQPIKEFTRSPLTCRMSSSIRTAAEMMKKNKQHAIVIQTEQEDAIGIVTDYDITRRVVAENMPPDKPVYEIMSSPIISVPDDALIFEAVLVAQNESVQHLLTRDDEGRINGIIDNQDILHFHRFSSSLLIREISEAESIEAIIEAHKRLPKLIKTLIDSGAKSENITKLISKVSDLINEKIITFAINELGPPPTEFAFVALGSEGRAEQTLVTDQDNSIIFKDVGEDQQKETHAYFMKLGERVCGDLDRVGYALCKGDIMARNPKWCQPLAVWKGYFHHWITGATAQDLLEINIFFDFRSIYGSERLTDELRQFTDNLLQQNRLFFINFAQNALLYKPPIGFFGNIVVDSSDKKSQSFNIKNAMKLLLNFSRIYALQHQVDETNTIMRLKRLHEMGILKKAMYNETIQVYNYLMQIRLKHQATMIDNNLIPNNFINLKALTDIEQTMLKGAFSHLTNIQTKISFDFKGSGS
- a CDS encoding sigma-54-dependent Fis family transcriptional regulator; translation: MSKKRILLIDNEEGLCRMMEAVLSGSGYMVKAYTSPREAVMEFQTNQWDLVISDIKMPGMDGLEVLQRIKEKDANLPVIMITAYATVETSIKALRKGAYDMLTKPFEPEELLYRVKNALKQTQLLEENHELKKKLAGTCSFDNIIGSSQSLKKILETVRKIAVRDLSVLISGESGTGKELIAKAIHHHSQRSGQRFMAINCGALPESVLESELFGYKKGAFTGANTDRKGIIEAADGGTLFLDEVGNLSMNVQKTLLRALQEREFMRIGDVFPTRVDVRLISATNTDLLNQVESGTFREDLYYRLNVVNIHLPPLRERHEDIPLLATHFIREQNQKFGTAVQGFSPEAMKMLIDFPWPGNIRQLSNVIEACMAVEIGKQISVPVLSQFLSGNDSQGAAKADVQQGPDYSSSLTRFETEYLIKLLRATDGNIEEAARQAGVNLATIYRKLKKYRIEREDYC
- a CDS encoding acetate uptake transporter codes for the protein MANTETTTGNPGVVGLAGFGLTTMLLQFHNVGWCGVGPIVALGLVFGGLAQMIAGFQEFKCGNNFGYSAFVSYGSFWIALGLIFILNHFNIYHSSTTDVGWFLVGWTLYTFILWIPAMKIHGAMAVTFSLLLIGFILLDIAHFGYPELVKIAGFELMLCALSAWYMMAHAIFAQVFERDVLPVGRPWIK
- a CDS encoding cache domain-containing protein, which translates into the protein MKKVCVFAALWMVLFLSATVWADNVATKEECVVKCHEAAALINSKGLEEATKIIGDPQGPFVWKDSYVFLMDINGKMLAHPIKPELTRRDHVLLITDPKDKALFVHFVNMARNVGHGWVEYMWPKPGNATPWKKITYIYRVPGTDLFVGAGVYVGGMMY